In Acidobacteriota bacterium, one genomic interval encodes:
- a CDS encoding DUF503 domain-containing protein has protein sequence MRIGLYTFKIFLPACHSLKDKRRVIKSIKDRMRSRYNVAVSEVDGHDLWQSSTIAIVSVSNEDSLLEETFQKIHGEIENMLPGNIIEEKVEFF, from the coding sequence ATGAGAATCGGGTTATATACATTCAAGATCTTCCTCCCTGCTTGCCATTCCCTCAAGGATAAAAGGAGAGTCATCAAAAGCATTAAAGATCGAATGAGGTCCCGGTACAACGTCGCAGTTTCTGAAGTGGATGGTCACGACCTCTGGCAGAGTTCGACCATCGCCATTGTGTCTGTTTCCAACGAGGATTCGCTTCTCGAAGAGACCTTCCAGAAGATCCATGGCGAGATAGAGAACATGCTCCCCGGGAACATCATCGAAGAGAAAGTCGAATTCTTCTGA
- the rbfA gene encoding 30S ribosome-binding factor RbfA has translation MKGKRTERVADLFRKEISDIILKEVKDPGVGFITVTGVDVSRDLKHARVYISSIEKDAEMRGKILAALERASGFIRHRMYKNLRLKYSPELRFLIDESIDTGFRIDEILKEMGDEEGKK, from the coding sequence ATGAAAGGAAAAAGAACTGAACGCGTGGCCGATCTCTTCCGGAAGGAGATCAGCGACATAATACTCAAAGAGGTGAAAGATCCTGGAGTCGGTTTCATAACCGTGACTGGCGTAGACGTCTCCAGAGACCTGAAGCACGCCCGCGTATACATCTCCTCCATTGAGAAGGATGCTGAAATGAGAGGAAAGATTCTGGCCGCGCTCGAGAGAGCATCGGGATTCATCCGGCACAGGATGTACAAAAACCTGAGGCTTAAATATTCCCCCGAGCTCAGATTTCTCATTGACGAATCGATCGACACGGGGTTCCGGATCGATGAGATACTGAAAGAAATGGGAGATGAGGAGGGAAAAAAGTGA
- the truB gene encoding tRNA pseudouridine(55) synthase TruB — MDGILLIDKPPGITSHDVVGQARKRLGMRRIGHTGTLDPMATGLLILCLGRATRLASFIAREDKVYRGRITLGVATDTYDADGKVVSSSSIKSLSKASIQKIARTLTGRIKQTPPPYSAKKVSGERSYNLARKGQAPELKPVDVSVHSFKVTSLKKNCIYFEASVSAGTYIRSLAHDLGRILGCGAHLSELKRIVCGGFHLSDAHDLSIFKKSTNADLRRIVIPLSKISLRLPSIFLDEDGATIFKRGNPVPESRCIRTIGTLDGKEVQVHSKEGRFLGIGLSSSISDKTSRLAVVQPKVVLSSHA, encoded by the coding sequence ATGGATGGAATCCTCCTGATTGACAAGCCACCCGGGATAACTTCCCATGACGTCGTGGGCCAGGCCAGGAAACGTCTCGGGATGAGACGAATCGGGCATACAGGAACGCTGGATCCGATGGCAACGGGACTCCTGATCCTGTGCCTGGGCAGAGCTACGCGGCTTGCAAGCTTCATCGCCCGTGAAGATAAGGTTTATAGGGGACGGATCACCCTGGGAGTCGCTACCGACACCTATGACGCGGATGGGAAGGTAGTTTCATCTTCGAGCATCAAAAGTTTATCTAAAGCATCCATTCAGAAGATTGCCCGCACTCTGACTGGCAGGATCAAACAGACTCCCCCACCCTACTCGGCAAAGAAGGTATCGGGAGAAAGATCGTACAATCTGGCCAGGAAAGGACAGGCTCCGGAGCTAAAGCCTGTGGATGTCTCTGTTCACTCTTTTAAAGTGACGTCGCTCAAGAAGAACTGCATCTATTTTGAAGCCAGTGTCTCCGCCGGAACGTACATACGGTCTCTTGCCCACGATCTCGGCAGGATTCTGGGATGTGGAGCTCATCTGAGCGAGCTCAAGAGGATCGTCTGTGGCGGCTTCCATCTGAGCGATGCTCATGACCTGTCCATATTCAAGAAATCCACGAATGCAGATCTCCGGAGAATCGTCATCCCCCTCTCAAAGATTTCACTCAGGCTTCCTTCCATATTTCTTGACGAGGATGGCGCCACTATTTTCAAGCGCGGAAACCCTGTTCCGGAGTCCCGCTGCATCAGGACAATCGGCACATTGGATGGAAAAGAGGTCCAGGTACATTCCAAAGAAGGAAGATTTCTGGGCATTGGATTATCTTCGTCTATCTCTGATAAGACCTCCAGACTTGCGGTAGTCCAGCCGAAGGTCGTTCTCTCATCTCATGCATAG
- the queF gene encoding preQ(1) synthase, with translation MNDQKKLRLRKREPIAEGRIFRFEKPDSIRTDFLTVIPYRGMEQSIQYKTSEFSAVCPFSGLPDIGTIFVEYIPGSKIVELKSLKYYLVSFRNVGIYQEEATNRIFKDLYLLLRPKYMKVATIYNTRGGIDSTCSIERGRKSSNRSRILKP, from the coding sequence ATGAATGACCAGAAGAAACTGCGACTGAGAAAGAGAGAACCGATTGCGGAAGGAAGGATCTTCCGCTTTGAGAAACCGGATAGCATCAGAACAGATTTTCTCACCGTCATTCCTTACAGAGGAATGGAACAGTCGATCCAGTACAAGACTTCCGAATTTTCAGCAGTCTGCCCCTTTTCAGGGCTTCCAGATATCGGAACGATCTTCGTGGAATATATCCCCGGCAGCAAGATCGTGGAGTTGAAATCATTGAAATACTATCTTGTTTCCTTCCGCAACGTGGGAATCTATCAGGAGGAAGCTACCAACAGGATCTTTAAGGACCTCTATCTACTTCTGAGACCGAAATACATGAAAGTGGCTACCATTTACAACACGCGCGGCGGGATCGATTCCACATGCTCCATTGAAAGAGGAAGAAAGTCCTCGAATCGATCCAGGATCCTTAAGCCTTGA
- a CDS encoding metal ABC transporter permease: MSEIIGLLAAPFAICLILAGIHCYLGLHVVSRGVIFVDLSLAQVAALGATTALLGGYDLQSQEAYLTSLFFTFIGAAIFALSRMREERIPQEAIIGVVYAVGSSAAILILDRAPHGHEAIKSMLVGSVLYVTWNDVWVTLTIYLAIGIIHYLLRRKFMLISMNLQEARRLGLFIRFWDFLFYVTFGIVVTSSVKIAGVLLVFSYLVIPSVCAMLFTNSIGKRLAIGWTIGFLVSILGLYFSALFDLPTGSTVVTTFGAVLILSGLARLAILRAGWLKA, encoded by the coding sequence ATGTCCGAGATAATCGGGTTGCTTGCCGCCCCATTTGCCATCTGTTTGATTCTCGCAGGAATCCATTGCTATCTTGGGCTCCATGTGGTCAGCCGCGGGGTCATTTTTGTTGATCTTTCGCTGGCTCAGGTAGCCGCCCTCGGAGCCACCACGGCTCTCCTTGGAGGATATGATCTCCAGAGCCAGGAAGCCTATCTGACTTCCCTTTTCTTCACATTCATCGGAGCGGCGATTTTTGCCCTGAGCCGCATGAGGGAAGAACGGATTCCCCAGGAAGCGATTATCGGTGTCGTCTATGCCGTCGGTTCTTCGGCGGCAATATTGATCCTCGATCGAGCACCGCATGGCCATGAGGCCATCAAATCAATGCTCGTTGGAAGCGTTCTCTATGTCACGTGGAATGATGTCTGGGTGACCCTCACCATCTACCTTGCAATCGGAATCATCCACTATCTATTACGCCGCAAATTCATGCTGATCTCCATGAATCTCCAGGAAGCGCGCCGCCTCGGGCTGTTTATCCGCTTCTGGGACTTCCTCTTTTACGTTACGTTCGGGATTGTAGTCACCAGCTCGGTCAAGATAGCCGGTGTCCTTCTCGTCTTCAGCTACCTCGTTATACCCTCTGTCTGTGCAATGCTTTTCACTAACAGCATCGGAAAGAGGCTCGCCATAGGATGGACAATCGGCTTTCTGGTAAGCATCCTGGGTCTTTACTTCTCAGCGCTCTTCGATCTTCCCACGGGTTCGACCGTAGTGACAACTTTTGGCGCGGTTCTCATACTATCCGGGCTGGCTCGTCTGGCGATACTGCGGGCGGGGTGGCTCAAGGCTTAA